CTCGGCTACAGCCTGGCCGTTGCCCACGATCGCGAATCCGGCGTGCTGCAGCGTTTGCGGGTCACACCGGTGGCCACCTGGATGATCATGACCAGCCGTCTCTGCGTTCAGGAAATTCTGAACCTGGTCATCGCGGTGGTCGTCGTGGTCGCCGCTGTGATCGCGTATGGGCTGAACCTGAACGGTTTTCAGATCGCGCTGGTGCTGCTCGTTGCACTCCTCGGCGGTGGCGTCTTCCTGAGCATTGCGCAGGCGCTGGTTGCGATCGTGAAGACGGTGAGCGCAGTCAATGCGCTCAACCGGATCGTGCTGATCGCGTTCGTGCTGCTGGGCTTGCTCGGCACGAGCGGCATTCTGGGTGACACGATCCAGGTGATCGCCGAATGGTCACCCGTCGGTGTCGTCACAACGCTGTTCTCCGATGCGGTGGCCCAGAACGGCTGGGCCGCACAAGACACGTACTCGCTGCCGATGGCGTTTGCTTACATCATCGTGTTCACGTTCATCGGCATCCGCTGGTTCCGCTGGCAATCACACTGACGGGCACCGCGAACCACGGCGGTATGCTTTACCGCAAATCAGTGACCGAGGGGGCGTGCGATGGCTGTGACCGGTATCGGCGGGCTGTTCTTTCGCAGTGAGGATCCGGACGCCCGCGCGGTATGGTATCGAGAACATCTTGGCATCGAGGCCGGTCAAAGCGAGGTGTGGCAGCAGCAGGCTGGCATGACCGTCTTTGCGCCTTTTCCAGCGGGCAGTGATTACTTTGCGGCGGATCAGGCCTTCATGCTCAACCTTCGCGTGACGGAGTTGGATGCCTTGGCCGCGACACTGGCGGCCGCGGGTGTGGCCGTTGAGCGTCGGCCCGAGTGGAACAGCACCGAGTATGGCAGCTTCGCTCGCATTCATGACCCAGAGGGCCTGCCGATCGAACTCTGGGAGCCGCCGGAATAGCACGGCCGTCTACCCGATCGTGTCTTGCACGGGCACGGAGCTGTCCTCTGACCGGTTTTCGCTCAGCCGTCGTTTGGCCCAGACGAGAAGCCCGATGTAGGCGAGGTCGAAGACGCTGCAGAGCAGACTGATGCCGATCACGAGCAGGCAACCGTTGAGGAAGCCCAGCAAGACCGTGGGGGCGAGCGTGCCGATCCACTTCGCAACCGCGATCAGGAGGCTTTGGCCGCGCGCTCGGCGTCGTGCAACGAACATCGCGATGAACAGCCATTGAATGATGAACGAGCTCGCGACGATCGTGACGCCCCATGCGATGAAAAGTGGCCGCGAGACCAGGTTTGGGAACTCGCGTCGACCGAACCGGAAGAAGGTGAAAAGGATCACGATGTCAGCCAGCCCCCAGATAAGGTTGACGTACGCCTGCAACTGCGGATCGGAGGCGAGATCGTCGACGGCGTAGATCCATTCCCAGGCGATGGAGCGGGCGTGGTCGAACGCAGCGCAGCTGTGACACGTGAACGAGAGCAGCCGCCGGCCATAATGTCAAGTCTCCTTGACTCAACAGCCCGACCCGCTTATGATCGAAGAATGACAAGTGACCTTGACTCCACCTCTGGGTCTGACAGTGGCGGGGAATCTTCGATCGAACGGCGACGCCGGCGCATCTTCCGGGTGCAGATATGGGCTGGAACTGGTTGTTACCTGCTCGCGAGCTTCGCCCTGTACCAATGGGGCCATGGCTCGAGCCCGTGGAGCATTATCTGGGCAGTGCTGCCGCTACTCTTTTTCGCGTGGAACGTGGTCGTCATCGTGTTGCGCATGCGCCAGCTGGATGAGTACCAGATCAAGCTGCTGTTTCCGCCGCTGGCGGTCGGCTTCACTGTCGCGATGTTCGCGGCCGTCACTCTCGGCACCCTCAGTGCTGCCGGGTTCGCAGTGCCGAACGGCGGATGGCCGGTCGCAATCATTGGGATGGTGGCGTGGGGATTCACCACGCTGGTGACCGGCGCTCCCGAAGCCTGATGGAGAACCTGATCCGTTCGGAACGCGAAAAGCGGGGATGGACCCAGGCAGTGCTCGCGGAACGCCTGAGAGTATCGCGTCAGACGGTCGTGGCTCTCGAGACGGGAAAGTACGATCCGTCGCTGCCGCTGGCCTTTCGCATCTCCCGTCTGTTCGAAAGGCCGATCGAAGGTATCTTCACTCCGCCGGACACGTCTTGAATCCGGTCGACTAACCTCACCTCAATGCACAATCTGCGAAGTGTTACCGGATGACGCGATAGTCGACGAGCAGATAACCGGTGGGGGAGAGCTCGCTACGGATCGATTCGAGTTGCATCGGTGGCAAAGCGTAGAGGAGCCGTCGTCCGTGGCCGGCGATCTTCGGTGCGATCACGAGCCTGACTTCGTCGACGAGGCCGGCGGCAAGTAGCGCCTGCG
The Rathayibacter sp. SW19 DNA segment above includes these coding regions:
- a CDS encoding ABC transporter permease — translated: MSRAYERPPFGLAMGSLLRADSIVVVRSGISTIVSLLLPVVLVVATSFNTKAQTRLGGAAELIGIALTIGLLVSGLLGYSLAVAHDRESGVLQRLRVTPVATWMIMTSRLCVQEILNLVIAVVVVVAAVIAYGLNLNGFQIALVLLVALLGGGVFLSIAQALVAIVKTVSAVNALNRIVLIAFVLLGLLGTSGILGDTIQVIAEWSPVGVVTTLFSDAVAQNGWAAQDTYSLPMAFAYIIVFTFIGIRWFRWQSH
- a CDS encoding VOC family protein → MAVTGIGGLFFRSEDPDARAVWYREHLGIEAGQSEVWQQQAGMTVFAPFPAGSDYFAADQAFMLNLRVTELDALAATLAAAGVAVERRPEWNSTEYGSFARIHDPEGLPIELWEPPE
- a CDS encoding helix-turn-helix transcriptional regulator; translated protein: MENLIRSEREKRGWTQAVLAERLRVSRQTVVALETGKYDPSLPLAFRISRLFERPIEGIFTPPDTS